One Setaria viridis chromosome 5, Setaria_viridis_v4.0, whole genome shotgun sequence genomic region harbors:
- the LOC117856655 gene encoding uncharacterized protein isoform X2 encodes MWTPSPSRRVVSSAPATLLLRLLLLAGAADAAPPLVGVSPQDEAYFATQVIACRDGSGSFPRSRLNDGYCDCADGTDEPDCCDGSDEYESGVHCQNTCRNRKDIAEADDGGVKLSVTRLDATNEFTNKNTIDIENLVHNSINKDLIQKLRGLRMALVIELGIVVCIFAFCVVRRRTRTRRRQHILKR; translated from the exons ATGTGGACCCCATCACCAAGTCGTCGCGTCGTCTCCTCCGCTCCCGCCACTCTactgctccgcctcctcctcctcgccggcgccgccgacgccgcgccacCTCTCGTCGGCGTTTCGCCCCAAG ATGAGGCGTACTTCGCGACCCAGGTGATCGCCTGCAGGGACGGCTCGGGCTCCTTCCCGAGGAGCCGGCTCAACGACGGGTACTGCGACTGCGCCGATGGGACCGACGAGCCAG ATTGCTGTGATGGAAGTGATGAGTATGAAAGTGGCGTCCATTGTCAGAACACGTGTCGAAATAGAAAGGATATTGCTGAGGCTGATGATGGTGGTGTCAAGCTCTCAGTAACACGTTTAGATGCTACTAATGAGTTTACTAATAAAAATACAATTGATATTGAAAACCTTGTCCACAACAGCATCAACAAAGATCTTATCCAGAAACTAAGAG GATTAAGGATGGCTCTAGTCATTGAGCTGGGCATTGTTGTATGTATTTTTGCTTTCTGTGTTGTTCGGCGCCGAACTAGAACACGCAGGAGACAACATATTTTGAAAC GTTAG
- the LOC117856655 gene encoding glucosidase 2 subunit beta isoform X1, which translates to MWTPSPSRRVVSSAPATLLLRLLLLAGAADAAPPLVGVSPQDEAYFATQVIACRDGSGSFPRSRLNDGYCDCADGTDEPGTSACPEGKFYCRNIGDTPHLLFSSFVNDKICDCCDGSDEYESGVHCQNTCRNRKDIAEADDGGVKLSVTRLDATNEFTNKNTIDIENLVHNSINKDLIQKLRGLRMALVIELGIVVCIFAFCVVRRRTRTRRRQHILKR; encoded by the exons ATGTGGACCCCATCACCAAGTCGTCGCGTCGTCTCCTCCGCTCCCGCCACTCTactgctccgcctcctcctcctcgccggcgccgccgacgccgcgccacCTCTCGTCGGCGTTTCGCCCCAAG ATGAGGCGTACTTCGCGACCCAGGTGATCGCCTGCAGGGACGGCTCGGGCTCCTTCCCGAGGAGCCGGCTCAACGACGGGTACTGCGACTGCGCCGATGGGACCGACGAGCCAG GTACCTCGGCTTGTCCAGAAGGCAAGTTTTACTGCAGAAATATTGGAGACACCCCTCATTTGTTGTTCTCTTCGTTTGTGAATGATAAAATATGTG ATTGCTGTGATGGAAGTGATGAGTATGAAAGTGGCGTCCATTGTCAGAACACGTGTCGAAATAGAAAGGATATTGCTGAGGCTGATGATGGTGGTGTCAAGCTCTCAGTAACACGTTTAGATGCTACTAATGAGTTTACTAATAAAAATACAATTGATATTGAAAACCTTGTCCACAACAGCATCAACAAAGATCTTATCCAGAAACTAAGAG GATTAAGGATGGCTCTAGTCATTGAGCTGGGCATTGTTGTATGTATTTTTGCTTTCTGTGTTGTTCGGCGCCGAACTAGAACACGCAGGAGACAACATATTTTGAAAC GTTAG